One segment of Sinorhizobium sp. BG8 DNA contains the following:
- the ugpC gene encoding sn-glycerol-3-phosphate ABC transporter ATP-binding protein UgpC: MTGVVLKDIRKSYGAVDVIHGIDLDIKQGEFIVFVGPSGCGKSTLLRMIAGLEEISGGVMTIDGERVNEVPPSKRGIAMVFQSYALYPHMTVFENMAFGMRIAKESKEEIDRRVRNAAEILQLTKYLDRLPKALSGGQRQRVAIGRAICRNPKVFLFDEPLSNLDAALRVATRIEIAKLSEQMRDTTMIYVTHDQVEAMTLADRIVVLSAGHIEQVGAPLELYERPANLFVARFIGSPAMNVIPARITAAGPATTVELKGGRSSVIDAPTTPSDVGKPASFGVRPEDLRITDGDVFLFEGTVSIVEALGEVTLLYIEGLVENEPIIAKVPGILPVKRNDKVRFTADRGKLHLFDEAGKSFRAV; the protein is encoded by the coding sequence ATGACAGGTGTGGTACTCAAGGATATCCGCAAGTCTTACGGTGCGGTGGATGTGATCCATGGCATTGATCTCGATATCAAACAGGGCGAGTTCATCGTATTCGTCGGCCCTTCGGGCTGCGGAAAGTCGACGTTGCTGCGCATGATCGCCGGCCTTGAGGAAATCAGCGGCGGCGTGATGACGATCGACGGCGAACGGGTCAACGAAGTGCCGCCCTCCAAGCGCGGCATTGCGATGGTGTTCCAGTCCTATGCCCTTTATCCCCATATGACCGTGTTCGAGAACATGGCGTTTGGCATGCGGATCGCCAAGGAGAGCAAGGAAGAGATCGACCGTCGCGTGCGCAATGCGGCCGAGATTCTCCAGCTCACCAAGTATCTGGACCGCCTGCCGAAGGCGCTCTCCGGCGGGCAGCGCCAGCGCGTCGCAATCGGCCGGGCCATCTGCCGCAACCCCAAGGTCTTCCTGTTCGACGAGCCCCTGTCGAACCTCGACGCAGCGTTGCGCGTGGCGACGCGCATCGAGATCGCCAAGCTCAGCGAGCAGATGCGCGACACGACCATGATCTACGTCACCCACGACCAGGTCGAGGCGATGACGCTCGCGGATCGCATCGTCGTGCTCTCCGCGGGGCATATCGAGCAGGTCGGAGCTCCCCTCGAGCTGTACGAACGCCCGGCCAATCTCTTCGTCGCGCGCTTCATCGGGTCTCCGGCGATGAACGTCATCCCCGCCCGCATCACCGCGGCCGGCCCTGCCACGACTGTGGAACTCAAGGGTGGGCGCTCGTCGGTGATCGACGCCCCGACAACGCCTTCCGATGTCGGGAAGCCTGCGAGCTTCGGCGTTCGTCCGGAAGACCTCAGGATCACGGATGGCGACGTCTTCCTGTTCGAGGGGACCGTTTCGATCGTGGAGGCGCTCGGCGAGGTGACCCTTCTCTACATCGAGGGCCTAGTCGAAAACGAGCCGATCATCGCGAAGGTGCCGGGCATCCTGCCAGTCAAGAGGAACGACAAGGTCCGCTTCACGGCCGACCGCGGAAAGTTGCATCTCTTCGACGAAGCCGGCAAGAGTTTCCGCGCCGTCTGA
- a CDS encoding carbohydrate ABC transporter permease encodes MHTASRSPLIYLVHFSVVLLVVLWTLPTVGLLISSLRDKDQLAVSGWWTALSTSTQNIVARAPSPDTQVERDGKFVVSGNLLEGQKGSVSAFGFSSREPAAFQPGQTAELNDGEKLTVQADGTFEIVSDTKMEGSRGQRVFFTAAVPPRFTLDNYREVLSAEGIGSSFINSLTVAIPSTIIPILVAAFCAYALAWMKFPGRAILIAVVVGLLVVPLQMSLIPLLKLYNGVGAFFGVPAKTYVGIWLAHMGFGLPLAVYLLRNYMAGLPREIMESARVDGASDFDIFVKIILPLSFPALASFAIFQFLWTWNDLLVAMVFLGTGNQELVLTGRLVNLLGSRGGNWEILTASAFITIIVPLIVFFTLQRYLVRGLLAGSVKGG; translated from the coding sequence ATGCACACGGCCTCCCGCTCCCCACTGATCTATCTCGTCCACTTCTCGGTCGTGCTGCTTGTCGTCCTGTGGACGCTGCCGACCGTGGGCCTGCTGATCTCGTCCCTTCGCGACAAGGACCAACTCGCCGTCTCCGGATGGTGGACGGCCCTTTCCACGTCGACACAGAACATCGTCGCGCGCGCACCGTCGCCCGACACGCAGGTTGAACGCGACGGAAAGTTCGTCGTTTCCGGAAATCTCCTCGAAGGTCAGAAAGGCAGCGTCTCGGCCTTCGGCTTTTCGAGCCGCGAACCGGCTGCCTTCCAGCCCGGGCAGACGGCCGAGCTCAACGACGGCGAGAAGCTGACAGTCCAGGCCGACGGCACATTCGAGATTGTCTCTGATACGAAGATGGAAGGAAGCCGGGGGCAGCGTGTCTTCTTCACCGCCGCCGTTCCGCCGCGCTTTACGCTCGACAACTATCGCGAAGTGCTGAGTGCCGAGGGCATCGGCTCTTCCTTCATCAACTCGCTGACGGTGGCGATCCCCTCGACCATCATCCCGATCCTCGTGGCCGCGTTCTGCGCCTACGCGCTTGCCTGGATGAAGTTCCCCGGGCGGGCGATCCTCATCGCTGTCGTCGTCGGGCTCCTGGTCGTACCGCTGCAGATGTCGCTGATCCCGCTCTTGAAGCTCTATAATGGCGTGGGCGCGTTCTTCGGCGTGCCGGCGAAGACCTACGTCGGCATCTGGCTCGCGCATATGGGGTTCGGCCTTCCGCTCGCCGTCTATCTTCTGCGAAACTACATGGCGGGGCTGCCGCGCGAGATCATGGAGTCTGCCCGTGTCGATGGTGCCAGTGATTTTGACATCTTCGTCAAGATCATCCTGCCCTTGTCGTTCCCGGCGCTTGCCTCCTTTGCCATCTTCCAGTTCCTGTGGACGTGGAACGACCTTCTCGTCGCCATGGTCTTTCTCGGAACCGGAAACCAGGAGCTCGTGCTGACCGGACGCCTTGTGAACCTGCTGGGTAGCCGCGGCGGCAACTGGGAAATCCTGACGGCCTCGGCCTTCATCACCATCATCGTCCCCCTGATCGTGTTCTTCACGCTGCAGCGCTACCTCGTGCGTGGCCTGCTTGCCGGCTCGGTCAAGGGCGGTTGA
- a CDS encoding ABC transporter substrate-binding protein, with translation MAFLAGGASAAELKFKPGEDSKFNWASYEEFKKGHDLKGQTLTIFGPWRGEDQTLVESVLDYFREATGADVKYSSSENYEQQIVIDTQAGSPPDVAVLPQPGLIADLASKGYLVPLGEDTKKWLLDNYAAGQSWVDLSTYKGKDGKAELYAFPYKIDVKSLVWYVPENFEDAGYEVPKTMEELKALTEKIVADGQTPWCIGLGSGGATGWPATDWVEDMMLRTQTPETYDKWVTNAIPFTDAAVVGAVDEFGWFAKNDKFVSGGAAAVASTDFRDSPKGLFASPPKCYLHHQASFVPSFFPEGTVVGEDADFFYMPPYASKPELGNPVLGAGTLAMITKDTPASRAFIEFLKTPIAHEVWMAQSSFLTPFKGANQEAYANAPMKKQGEILLNSTTFRFDGSDLMPGKIGAGAFWTGMVDFVGGKPAADVTANIQKAWDAIK, from the coding sequence ATGGCGTTTCTTGCGGGTGGTGCGAGCGCGGCCGAACTGAAGTTCAAGCCCGGTGAAGATTCGAAGTTCAACTGGGCGAGCTACGAGGAATTCAAGAAGGGCCATGACCTGAAGGGGCAGACCCTCACCATCTTCGGCCCCTGGCGCGGCGAGGACCAGACGCTGGTTGAATCGGTCCTCGACTATTTCCGCGAGGCAACGGGCGCCGATGTCAAATACTCGTCTTCCGAGAACTACGAGCAGCAGATCGTCATTGATACGCAGGCCGGCAGCCCACCGGACGTCGCGGTCCTCCCGCAGCCTGGCCTGATCGCAGACCTGGCTTCGAAGGGCTATCTCGTCCCGCTTGGCGAAGACACCAAGAAGTGGCTGCTTGATAACTATGCGGCCGGTCAGTCCTGGGTCGACCTTTCCACGTACAAGGGCAAGGATGGCAAGGCGGAACTCTACGCATTTCCCTACAAGATCGACGTGAAGTCGCTCGTCTGGTACGTGCCCGAAAACTTCGAGGATGCCGGCTACGAAGTGCCGAAGACCATGGAAGAGCTGAAGGCGCTGACGGAAAAGATCGTTGCTGACGGCCAGACGCCGTGGTGCATCGGCCTCGGCTCGGGCGGCGCCACGGGTTGGCCGGCCACCGACTGGGTCGAAGACATGATGCTGCGTACGCAGACGCCGGAGACCTACGACAAATGGGTCACGAACGCGATCCCGTTCACCGATGCGGCTGTGGTCGGCGCGGTGGATGAGTTCGGTTGGTTCGCCAAGAACGACAAGTTCGTATCCGGCGGTGCCGCAGCGGTCGCCTCGACAGACTTCCGCGACAGCCCGAAGGGTCTCTTCGCGTCTCCGCCGAAGTGCTACCTGCATCACCAGGCCTCGTTCGTTCCGTCGTTCTTCCCGGAAGGCACGGTTGTCGGTGAGGATGCGGACTTCTTCTACATGCCGCCCTACGCCAGCAAGCCCGAACTCGGCAATCCCGTGCTCGGTGCCGGCACGCTGGCCATGATTACCAAGGACACGCCGGCATCGCGCGCCTTCATCGAATTTCTGAAGACGCCGATCGCGCATGAGGTCTGGATGGCGCAATCGAGCTTCCTGACGCCGTTCAAGGGCGCCAACCAGGAAGCCTATGCGAATGCGCCGATGAAGAAGCAGGGTGAAATTCTCCTGAACTCCACGACCTTCCGCTTCGACGGTTCGGATCTGATGCCGGGCAAGATCGGTGCGGGCGCATTCTGGACCGGCATGGTCGATTTCGTCGGCGGCAAGCCGGCGGCCGACGTCACGGCGAACATCCAGAAGGCCTGGGACGCCATCAAGTAA
- a CDS encoding sugar ABC transporter permease: MQQLIFAITTMIGGVLACVAYFVGTNWILDRLFPSKGLTGAKASQNLRTTNAIRPWLFMAPALLALAIYLVYPVFESVRLSMHDRAGQNFVGFSNFGWMFNDGEFRQSIFNNFLWLLVVPALATFFGLIIAALTDRIWWGNIAKTLIFMPMAISFVGAAVIWKFVYDYRAEGNEQIGILNALVVWLGGSPEAWMTVPFWNNFFLMVILIWIQTGFAMVILSAALRGIPEETIEAAVIDGASGLQIFFKIMVPQMWGTIAVVWTTITILVLKVFDIVLAMTNGQWQTQVLANLMFDWMFRGGGDFGRGAAIAVIIMVLVIPIMIWNIRNAAKEMEGR, translated from the coding sequence ATGCAGCAACTCATCTTTGCGATCACGACGATGATCGGAGGCGTTCTCGCCTGTGTCGCGTATTTTGTCGGAACCAACTGGATTCTGGACAGGCTCTTTCCTTCCAAGGGACTGACGGGGGCAAAGGCATCGCAGAACCTGCGAACCACCAATGCCATCCGGCCCTGGCTTTTCATGGCGCCTGCGCTTCTCGCTCTCGCGATTTATCTGGTCTATCCGGTGTTCGAGTCCGTGCGTCTCAGCATGCACGACCGCGCCGGGCAGAATTTCGTTGGCTTCAGCAACTTCGGCTGGATGTTCAACGACGGCGAGTTCCGCCAGTCGATCTTCAACAATTTCCTGTGGCTGCTGGTCGTGCCGGCGCTCGCCACGTTCTTCGGCCTGATCATCGCGGCGCTGACCGACCGGATCTGGTGGGGCAACATCGCCAAGACGCTGATCTTCATGCCGATGGCGATCTCCTTCGTCGGTGCGGCCGTCATCTGGAAGTTCGTCTACGACTACCGCGCGGAGGGCAACGAACAGATCGGCATCCTCAATGCGCTGGTGGTCTGGCTCGGCGGCTCGCCCGAGGCCTGGATGACGGTTCCCTTCTGGAACAACTTCTTCCTGATGGTCATCCTGATCTGGATCCAGACGGGGTTCGCGATGGTGATCCTCTCGGCCGCGTTGCGTGGCATCCCGGAGGAAACGATCGAGGCGGCGGTCATCGACGGCGCCAGCGGCCTGCAGATCTTCTTCAAGATCATGGTGCCGCAGATGTGGGGCACCATCGCGGTCGTCTGGACCACCATCACGATTCTCGTTCTCAAGGTCTTCGACATCGTGCTCGCGATGACGAACGGGCAATGGCAGACGCAGGTTCTGGCAAATCTCATGTTCGACTGGATGTTCAGGGGCGGGGGCGATTTCGGCCGGGGGGCGGCGATAGCCGTCATCATCATGGTTCTCGTCATTCCGATCATGATCTGGAACATCCGCAACGCCGCCAAGGAAATGGAAGGACGCTGA
- a CDS encoding alpha-glucosidase family protein has translation MTTTGASILQADKDWWRGAVIYQVYPRSYQDTNGDGIGDLKGITQRLEHIASLGADAIWISPFFTSPMKDFGYDVSNYEDVDPIFGNLADFDGLIAEAHRLGIRVMIDLVMSHTSDRHPWFVESRSSRENAKADWYVWADSKPDGSPPNNWLSIFGGSAWQWDPTRLQYYLHNFLTSQPDLNLHNPEVQDALLAVARFWLVRGVDGFRLDTINFYFHDKELRDNPALAPERRNAQTAPAVNPYNYQEHIYDKNRPENLEFLKRFRAVMDEFPAIAAVGEVGDSQRGLEIAGEYTSGGDKMHMCYAFEFLAPDPITPSIVASVQQAFEKAAPEGWVCWAFSNHDVMRHITRWGLGISDHVAHAKLLASLLMSLKGSVCIYQGEELALPEAELAYEDLQDPYGIQFWPDFKGRDGCRTPMVWDGKALFGGFSDGKPWLPVSGEHLARAVSAQDGDPDSVLNHYRRFIAFRKQYPALAKGEVEYLTVDEPALAFVRTYGNERILCVFNLSQEKQAVAKPDGAVEALEGHGFKAAIKNDTIELPAWGAFFARLD, from the coding sequence ATGACGACTACGGGTGCATCCATTCTGCAGGCGGACAAGGACTGGTGGCGGGGCGCCGTCATCTACCAGGTCTATCCGCGTTCCTATCAGGACACGAATGGAGACGGAATCGGCGACCTGAAAGGCATTACCCAGAGGTTGGAGCACATCGCTTCGCTCGGTGCCGATGCCATCTGGATCTCGCCGTTCTTCACCTCGCCGATGAAGGACTTCGGCTATGACGTGTCGAACTACGAGGACGTCGATCCGATCTTCGGCAACCTTGCCGATTTCGACGGGCTGATCGCCGAAGCCCACCGCCTGGGCATCAGGGTCATGATCGACCTCGTCATGTCGCACACGTCAGACAGGCATCCCTGGTTCGTCGAAAGCCGCTCCAGCCGCGAGAACGCCAAGGCGGACTGGTACGTCTGGGCGGATTCGAAGCCGGATGGTTCGCCACCGAACAACTGGCTGTCGATCTTCGGCGGTTCCGCCTGGCAATGGGACCCCACCCGGCTGCAGTACTATCTGCACAACTTCCTGACCTCGCAGCCTGATCTCAATCTTCACAATCCCGAGGTCCAGGACGCGCTTCTGGCCGTCGCCCGTTTCTGGCTGGTGCGCGGGGTCGATGGCTTCCGCCTCGACACGATCAATTTCTATTTCCACGACAAGGAGCTTCGCGACAATCCGGCGCTGGCACCGGAGCGACGGAATGCGCAGACGGCTCCTGCGGTGAACCCATACAACTACCAGGAGCATATCTACGACAAGAACCGGCCCGAGAACCTCGAATTCCTCAAGCGGTTCCGTGCCGTCATGGATGAGTTCCCGGCGATCGCGGCCGTCGGCGAAGTGGGCGACAGCCAACGTGGGCTGGAGATCGCCGGCGAATACACCTCCGGCGGCGACAAGATGCACATGTGCTATGCCTTCGAGTTCCTGGCGCCGGATCCGATCACGCCGTCGATCGTGGCCAGTGTGCAGCAGGCTTTTGAGAAGGCGGCTCCCGAGGGCTGGGTCTGCTGGGCCTTCTCCAACCACGACGTTATGCGCCACATCACCCGCTGGGGGCTCGGCATCTCCGACCATGTCGCGCATGCCAAGCTGCTGGCGAGTCTGTTGATGTCGCTAAAGGGATCCGTCTGCATCTATCAGGGCGAGGAGCTCGCGCTGCCGGAGGCCGAACTGGCCTACGAGGATCTCCAGGATCCCTACGGCATACAGTTCTGGCCGGACTTCAAGGGCCGTGACGGCTGCCGGACGCCGATGGTCTGGGACGGCAAGGCATTGTTCGGAGGCTTCAGCGACGGCAAGCCTTGGCTGCCGGTTTCCGGGGAGCATCTTGCCCGTGCGGTCTCGGCGCAGGATGGGGATCCGGATTCGGTCCTCAACCACTACAGGCGCTTCATCGCCTTCAGGAAGCAGTACCCGGCCCTTGCCAAGGGCGAGGTCGAATACCTCACGGTCGACGAGCCCGCGCTGGCCTTCGTGCGCACCTATGGCAACGAGCGCATCCTGTGCGTTTTCAACTTGAGCCAGGAAAAGCAGGCGGTCGCGAAGCCGGACGGCGCTGTCGAGGCTCTCGAAGGGCACGGGTTCAAGGCCGCCATCAAGAATGACACGATCGAACTTCCGGCCTGGGGCGCGTTCTTCGCGCGCCTCGACTAA